The Acinetobacter lwoffii nucleotide sequence TTCTTATCTCTAAACTCCATCCTGTCCACAATGTGGTTAAAGTTGGTATGTAATTTCGCATAAGAGATTTTATGTTAAATAAAAATCTATCTTATAGATGCTATTAATAAATTGAAGTTTTACTTATCCAGTAATTAATCATATATCTATGAATTTTTTATAAATTATTTCAATGCATAAATATAATATTGGCAATGTTATAATAAATCCAGCTTTTAAATAATCTATAAATTCTAGATAGTTCCAATCCAATTCTAACGGGTTGAAAACGTAAATAATAAAACTAGACAATAAAACCCAAATAGATGAATAAAAAAGCTTTTTTCTATACGTATGAATTAAATATTTTATTTTGATGAAATCTATTTTTTTCCAAAAAATAAATGAAAGTATAATGAAGATAAATATATATATGATTGGTTTTAAACTATATATATCTGATAATATTGAAAAAAAACCCAATAAAAAAAATAAAACTATAGGTATCCAAAGAATTGAGAAGCAACCATGTATTGTTGATAAGATGTTTTTATCTTTCATTTGTGAAAGATTATCTTCTAACCTCTTTTTAACTATTTCTTCTCTGGTAGCGAGTAAGCTATCGAAAATATTAATTATGATTGGTGGAGGTAGGTTTTTTAGGTACTCATTTTTCTTAGGAATAGATGAAAATTTTTGAAATACTGGTTTTAACTTTAATGAAGGAGCATCTCCCCTAGCCAAGTAGGCTAACCATGCTTTCTCCACGATTTCTAAATGATTTGTATCAAGTTCTTGAAGTGAGTGTTCTAATTTCAGCCATTCTGAAATAATTCTCCAATCGATTTTTATAGATTCAGGTATTTCTTTATCTAACTTTATTTGGTTATTAGCGATTTTTTGGAGATTTTTTATAAACATTACACCAAAAAATTTGATGGATTCAAAATCGTCAATATTGATATTTTCAGGATTTTTCATAAGATTTCTTTAAATTAACATAATGGGCATTATGCGAAGTTCACACAAAAATGGGAGTATAAACTCCCATTTTTATTGATGATTTTTTAATTCTTTCAGCATAGCATCTCGCAGAATCTCATTCATCCGGGTTTGATAGCCTTTACCTTGAGCTTTAAACCATGCAAGTACATCAGCATCTAAACGAATGGAGGTCTGTTGCTTCACTGGGCGATAGAATTGATTATGGCGTACAGCATTGCTCCAGTCTGTAATTTCAGGAATATCTGATAAATCTAGCTGATCATCAGGAACCGTCCCCTTCGTAAGCAAGCGTTCGATTTCAGCATCTTGCTTCTCACTAAATTTTTCATTTAGTTCTTTGCGTGAGTATCTAACCGTGCTCATATTTATCGCGCTCCGCCTTAGTGACTTGTCTTGCACTAATGATTCGTATGATTTCACAGTCATCTTCATCAAAGATGGTGTGAGCTACTAATAGCATTAGTACGCCTTTTACTCTTCCAATGGTTTGCCAACGTTCTTCACCATCAGTATGTCTGTCCTGGATTGATATCCTTAATGGATCATCAAAGACAAGGCTTGCAGTTTCGAAAGAGATATCATGCTTTTTCTGATTCTTTCGATTCTTTGCCTCATCCCATTCGAAATATTGTTCCATAAAAAACATTCAAATTCGTATATACAATAATGTATCACAAAATTGTATCACTCAAGTTGAAAAGCGTAATTCTTAGTCAAATTTATTGGCAAAACATATCAAAACCGCTCATAAAAAAGCCGACTTGTTTCAAAATCGGCTTTTTGGTCATTTTAGAATTTTTCTGATTTGAATAAGTAACTGATATTCCAATTAATATACAAGTGTACTTCGTATAACCGCCATTATGTTAAATGGAGGAGAGGAACTTTTTTAAATCGTCCTATATACTTTACTAAAATTACTTATAAACAATATGCGGAATTTTATTATGTTAAAAAAAACTTTCTATGGCTTAAGTATCTTAACCCTCATTTCTATAACAGCTCATGCTGAAACAACTTATCGTACGGATAGTTTTGGTAATACACGTGCTACTGATTCTTATGGTAATACGACGACTTATCGCACAGATAGCTTTGGTAATACGCGTGGTAGTGATGGTTCTAATATGCGTACAGACAGCTTTGGTAATACACGTGCTACTGATTCTTATGGTAATACGACGACTTATCGTACAGATAGCTTTGGTAATACGCGTGGTAATGATGGTTCTAATATGCGTACAGACAGCTTTGGCAATACGCGTATTACAGACTCTAATGGTAATACACAAACGTGCAGAAAGGATTCCTTTGGAACCACTCGATGTAACTAATTCAAAATTTAATTTTCTCTAAAATTAACATACTACACGTTATATTAAGTTGAAAAAGGGAGCTTTAAGCTCCCTTTTTGACTAGTTTTTTTTAAATTGCTAAGCGTAAATTCAATGCTTTTACGACTTTAATAACAGTATCAAAGCTTGGATTTACATCGCCAGAAAGTGCTTTATAAAGACTTTCTCGGCCTAAACCAGTGTCTCTTGATAATTGAGCCATTCCCTTAGCTTTTGCAATATTACCTAAAGCTTTTGCAATGAATGCCGCATCACCATTAGATTCATCGATACAGGCTTGTAGGTAAGCTTGCATATCTTCTTCTGTTTTAAGGTGTTCAGCACTGTCCCATTTACGAAGTTTGATAGCCATTTACAGCTCCTCCTCTAAATCTTGTGCTAATTGTAGAGCAAGTTTTATATCTTTACTTTGCGTAGACTTGTCTCCGCCTGCTAAAAGAATAACAACCCTTTGCCCTTGCTTACAGTAATAGATCCTGTAGCCAGGTCCAAAGAAGAAACGTAATTCAGAGACACCTTCACCGACTGGTTCAGTATCTCCAAAGTTTCCATCTTCAACTCGATCAATTCGGACTTGTATGCGTCTTTTTGCCTGCTGGTCTTTTAACTTGGTAAACCAGTCATCAAAGACTTCAGTGGTATATATTGAGTACATAAGAATAATGTATCCTAAGGGATACACTTATGCAAGAGATAAACTTGAATATATGGGGCTACAAAAAAATCGTATGACAACCATTATCTTAAATGGCTGTATGGATATTTTACCTTTTTTTCAAACTAGTAGTTAAAATCATTTCAAAATCTAAACTTATAAGGTATTTAAAGTGCAAAGCCTTTTTTCTAAAATATTTCTACTAAATATCTTCATAATGGTAGGTGGCGTTGCGCACGCTATCGAAGTCAAACCATTCAAATCTATAAAAAATGATGATGGTTATCCAGAAGATATTGATCTATATAAAATAACAAATAAATACAGTTATTTATATATAAAACAATACCCATTTTATATTGAGAACAGTAATAGTAATGCTGGTTTTATTAGTGAGATAGATCCACAATGTGAAATCTTAGAAAAGATATATAAACAACAGCAGACTACTTATATTGTAACAAGTACATGTGGCTCATGGTTTGGCATGAGTAGTGCAGAAAGCCATTATGTTATATATGAGTTTAACGATGTATCAAAATTAATTAAATCTGAAACTATTAAATTTAAAGAGTCATTAGATATTACGATCTCGGAGCTGAATTCAGGTATAAAAATAGCATCAAGTCCAAGTCCAAAAACTGGGAAAAAATATAATTATGAATATAAAAATGGGAGCTTATATGACTTCTCAACATCTATGAATAGAAATTTAGTTTCAAAAGAGAATGATAGACTATGTAAGGGATTCTATAATGTATTCATAAGGTACGAATATGAATACAAGCCAGATGTAAAAGTAAACAGTATCTATGATATAGGTACTGCTAATTACAGTTGGGCATCACATAAAATTAAATCTACACCACGATTAGAAGAAAAGTTCCTCAGCTTGCTAAAAGCAAAAACTCCAAAACAAAGAAAACAAATATCTTACGAGAATTTCAAAAAAGAATATTGTGATTAGATTAAGAATCAAAGATTAGAATCTTAAAGATTCACTAATAGAATTTTAAAAACCTTAAGCCTAAAAGAATTC carries:
- a CDS encoding BrnA antitoxin family protein codes for the protein MSTVRYSRKELNEKFSEKQDAEIERLLTKGTVPDDQLDLSDIPEITDWSNAVRHNQFYRPVKQQTSIRLDADVLAWFKAQGKGYQTRMNEILRDAMLKELKNHQ
- a CDS encoding BrnT family toxin, whose amino-acid sequence is MEQYFEWDEAKNRKNQKKHDISFETASLVFDDPLRISIQDRHTDGEERWQTIGRVKGVLMLLVAHTIFDEDDCEIIRIISARQVTKAERDKYEHG
- a CDS encoding addiction module antidote protein, translated to MAIKLRKWDSAEHLKTEEDMQAYLQACIDESNGDAAFIAKALGNIAKAKGMAQLSRDTGLGRESLYKALSGDVNPSFDTVIKVVKALNLRLAI
- a CDS encoding type II toxin-antitoxin system RelE/ParE family toxin, with amino-acid sequence MYSIYTTEVFDDWFTKLKDQQAKRRIQVRIDRVEDGNFGDTEPVGEGVSELRFFFGPGYRIYYCKQGQRVVILLAGGDKSTQSKDIKLALQLAQDLEEEL